The proteins below are encoded in one region of Thermus albus:
- the surE gene encoding 5'/3'-nucleotidase SurE, which produces MRILVSNDDGIFSPGIKALGLAMRELGQVYVVAPDVEQSAVGHGITVRRPLRFKHTASAGFGEIPAYRVDGTPADCVVLGVHLLGRPDLLVSGINIGVNLGLDLTHSGTVAAALEGTSLGIPSIAFSLDTSGEELNFSLAAEWAVKIARLVLQKGLPKGVLLNVNFPAGVPKGLMVTRLSTHHWEDTVVERLDPEGKPYYWIAGTPVGEEEEGTDLHAVRRGYISITPVSLDFTALDLLEEVGRWVEEP; this is translated from the coding sequence ATGCGCATCCTGGTTTCCAACGACGACGGCATCTTCTCTCCCGGAATCAAGGCCTTGGGCCTGGCCATGCGGGAGCTGGGCCAGGTGTATGTGGTGGCCCCCGATGTGGAGCAGTCCGCGGTGGGCCATGGCATCACCGTAAGGCGCCCTTTGCGCTTCAAACACACCGCCAGCGCCGGCTTTGGGGAGATCCCCGCCTACCGGGTGGACGGCACCCCCGCCGACTGCGTGGTATTGGGAGTGCACCTTCTAGGCCGGCCTGACCTTTTGGTCTCCGGCATCAACATCGGGGTGAACCTGGGCTTGGACCTCACCCATTCGGGCACGGTGGCCGCTGCCTTGGAGGGTACATCCTTGGGCATTCCCTCCATCGCCTTCAGCCTGGATACCTCGGGGGAGGAGTTGAACTTTTCCTTGGCGGCGGAATGGGCGGTAAAGATCGCCCGCCTGGTGCTACAAAAGGGGCTTCCTAAGGGAGTTCTTCTCAACGTGAACTTTCCCGCGGGGGTGCCCAAGGGCCTCATGGTCACCCGGCTTTCCACCCACCACTGGGAGGACACGGTGGTGGAACGTCTGGACCCCGAGGGGAAGCCCTATTACTGGATCGCCGGCACCCCGGTGGGGGAGGAGGAGGAGGGCACGGATCTCCATGCGGTGCGGCGGGGGTACATCTCCATCACCCCGGTGAGCCTGGACTTCACCGCCTTGGACCTTCTGGAGGAGGTGGGGCGCTGGGTGGAGGAGCCATGA
- a CDS encoding cold-shock protein — translation MKKGTVKWFNAEKGYGFIQQEEGPDVFVHFTAIEAEGFRSLNEGDRVEFEVEPGRGGKGPQAKKVRRL, via the coding sequence ATGAAGAAGGGTACGGTTAAGTGGTTCAACGCGGAAAAGGGTTACGGGTTCATCCAACAGGAAGAGGGTCCGGATGTGTTTGTGCACTTTACGGCCATTGAGGCTGAGGGTTTCCGCAGCCTGAACGAAGGGGACCGGGTGGAGTTTGAGGTGGAGCCCGGCCGGGGCGGCAAGGGCCCCCAGGCCAAGAAGGTCCGCCGCCTCTAG
- a CDS encoding FKBP-type peptidyl-prolyl cis-trans isomerase yields the protein MKVEQDKVVTIRYTLQVEGEVLDQGELSYLHGHGNLIRGLEEELEGRMEGESFRASVPAEKAYGPRDPEGVQVVPLSAFPEDAEVVPGAQFYAQDMEGNPMPLTVVEVQGEEVTIDFNHPLAGKDLDFEVEVVRVREATPEEILHGHVHEGGHHH from the coding sequence ATGAAGGTTGAACAAGATAAGGTGGTAACCATCCGTTACACCCTCCAGGTGGAGGGGGAGGTGCTGGACCAGGGGGAACTTTCCTATCTGCACGGGCACGGCAACCTGATCCGGGGCCTCGAGGAGGAGCTGGAAGGCCGCATGGAAGGGGAGAGCTTCCGGGCTAGCGTGCCCGCGGAAAAGGCCTATGGCCCCCGCGATCCCGAAGGGGTGCAGGTGGTGCCCCTCTCCGCCTTCCCCGAGGATGCGGAGGTGGTGCCTGGGGCCCAGTTCTACGCCCAGGACATGGAGGGGAACCCCATGCCCCTTACCGTGGTGGAGGTCCAGGGGGAGGAGGTCACCATTGACTTCAACCACCCCTTGGCGGGCAAGGACCTGGACTTTGAGGTGGAGGTGGTGAGGGTACGCGAAGCCACCCCGGAGGAGATCCTCCACGGCCACGTGCACGAGGGCGGGCATCACCACTAA
- the cysK gene encoding cysteine synthase A, which yields MRVEAIIGKTPTVQLFKVVEPEMAEVWVKLEGQNPGGSIKDRPAWYMIRDAEEKGLLRPGSGQVIVEPTSGNTGIGLAMIAASRGYRLILTMPAQMSEERKRVLKAFGAELVLTDPSRRMLAAREEALRLKEELGAFMPDQFANPANVRAHYETTGPELFAALGGRIDAFVYGSGTGGTITGVGRYLKERLPGVKVIAVEPARSNVLSGGKMGQHQFQGMGPGFIPENLDLSLLDGVIQVWEEDAFPLARRLAKEEGLFLGMSSGGILWAALEVARELGPGKRVACISPDGGWKYLSTLLYAEP from the coding sequence ATGCGGGTGGAAGCCATCATCGGCAAAACTCCCACGGTGCAGCTTTTTAAGGTGGTGGAGCCGGAAATGGCCGAAGTCTGGGTGAAGCTGGAAGGACAAAACCCCGGAGGGTCCATCAAGGACCGCCCCGCCTGGTACATGATCCGGGATGCCGAGGAAAAGGGTCTCCTCCGCCCCGGTTCGGGCCAGGTCATCGTGGAGCCCACCAGCGGGAACACGGGGATCGGCCTGGCCATGATCGCCGCCAGCCGCGGCTACCGCCTGATCCTCACCATGCCCGCCCAGATGTCCGAGGAAAGGAAGCGGGTCCTCAAGGCCTTTGGAGCGGAGCTGGTCCTCACCGACCCCAGCCGCAGGATGCTGGCCGCCCGGGAGGAGGCCTTGCGCCTTAAGGAGGAGCTTGGGGCCTTCATGCCCGACCAGTTCGCCAACCCCGCCAACGTGCGCGCCCATTACGAAACCACGGGACCGGAGCTCTTTGCCGCATTAGGAGGACGTATAGACGCCTTCGTCTACGGCTCGGGCACCGGGGGGACCATCACCGGGGTGGGGCGGTACTTGAAGGAGAGGCTCCCCGGGGTGAAGGTGATCGCCGTGGAGCCCGCCCGCTCCAACGTCCTCTCCGGGGGCAAGATGGGGCAACACCAGTTCCAGGGCATGGGCCCGGGCTTCATCCCGGAAAACCTGGACCTTTCCCTTCTGGATGGGGTCATCCAGGTCTGGGAGGAGGATGCCTTCCCCCTGGCCCGGCGCCTGGCCAAGGAGGAGGGGCTTTTCCTGGGGATGAGCTCCGGGGGCATCCTCTGGGCGGCCCTGGAGGTGGCCCGGGAGCTAGGCCCTGGCAAAAGGGTAGCCTGCATCAGCCCCGATGGGGGCTGGAAGTACCTCTCTACCCTCCTCTACGCCGAACCCTAG
- a CDS encoding outer membrane lipoprotein carrier protein LolA — protein MKAMSWGILLVLATALAQSVGEILDRVEKNLQDPWQAVVQGEIQGPAGREELRARVLAIPKENLFRIEFQKPGSLEGNFTVITEKEVWNYLYLTNQLVISPKEKAQVQGLGFSPQGLGDLVALSQRVSLRLVGEERLPEGMAWKLVGQAQEGQGFASLELYILKADPRPVRFLFRDEAGKVLADLRVVEFKRTPLRPQDLKRYPKDAQVLRR, from the coding sequence ATGAAGGCGATGTCCTGGGGAATCCTGTTGGTGCTGGCGACGGCCTTGGCCCAGTCCGTGGGCGAGATCCTGGACCGGGTGGAGAAGAACCTGCAAGACCCCTGGCAGGCGGTGGTGCAGGGCGAGATCCAGGGGCCTGCGGGCCGGGAGGAGCTCCGGGCCCGGGTCCTGGCCATCCCCAAGGAGAACCTTTTCCGCATAGAGTTTCAAAAGCCTGGCTCCTTGGAGGGCAACTTCACCGTGATCACGGAAAAAGAGGTCTGGAACTACCTCTACCTCACCAACCAGCTCGTCATCAGCCCCAAGGAGAAGGCCCAGGTGCAGGGCTTGGGGTTTAGCCCTCAAGGCCTTGGGGACCTCGTGGCCCTTTCCCAGCGGGTGAGCCTGCGCCTTGTGGGGGAGGAGCGCCTGCCGGAGGGCATGGCCTGGAAACTTGTGGGCCAGGCCCAGGAGGGCCAGGGCTTCGCTAGCCTGGAGCTTTACATCTTGAAGGCGGACCCTAGGCCCGTGCGCTTCCTCTTCCGGGATGAGGCGGGGAAGGTTCTGGCGGACCTTAGGGTGGTGGAGTTCAAGCGGACCCCTTTGCGCCCCCAGGACCTCAAGCGCTACCCCAAGGACGCCCAGGTGCTGCGCCGCTAG
- a CDS encoding PspA/IM30 family protein, producing MNLLDRLSRLIRANLSDLLRRAEDPEKIINQALEDMKGALREAREGVAAAMAEGKRLEREVESHLKEASLWEEKAKEALKAGREDLAKEALRRRKRALDLAEGFKQQAEEQRALIERLMTQLKALEAKIDEAEARKKLLLARKKGVEAAEAVRRMESRLDQHPALEAFEEMEARILAMEDRHEALKELDGQDLDKELAALSADREVEEELLRLKRELGQA from the coding sequence ATGAACCTACTAGACCGTCTAAGCCGCCTCATCCGGGCCAACCTCAGCGACCTTCTGCGCCGGGCCGAGGACCCGGAGAAGATCATCAACCAGGCCCTGGAGGACATGAAAGGGGCCTTAAGGGAGGCCCGGGAAGGGGTGGCCGCCGCCATGGCCGAGGGCAAGCGCCTGGAACGGGAGGTGGAAAGCCACCTTAAGGAAGCCTCCCTTTGGGAGGAAAAGGCCAAGGAGGCCCTTAAGGCCGGCCGCGAGGACCTGGCCAAGGAGGCCCTTAGGCGCAGGAAAAGGGCTTTGGACCTGGCCGAGGGCTTCAAACAGCAGGCGGAGGAGCAAAGGGCCCTTATTGAGCGCCTCATGACCCAGCTCAAGGCCCTGGAGGCCAAAATAGACGAGGCGGAGGCCCGCAAGAAACTCCTCCTCGCCCGCAAGAAGGGGGTGGAGGCCGCCGAAGCCGTGCGGCGCATGGAGTCCCGGCTGGATCAGCACCCGGCCCTCGAGGCCTTTGAGGAAATGGAGGCCCGCATCCTGGCCATGGAGGACCGGCACGAGGCCCTTAAGGAGCTGGACGGCCAGGACCTGGACAAGGAGCTCGCCGCCCTATCCGCTGACAGGGAGGTGGAGGAAGAACTCCTTCGCCTCAAGCGGGAACTGGGCCAGGCCTAG
- the dxs gene encoding 1-deoxy-D-xylulose-5-phosphate synthase: protein MVLDKVNSPEDLKGLSLEELLELAEEIRSEIIRVTAQNGGHLASSLGAVELILALHRVFQSPKDRILFDVGHQAYAHKLVTGRKDRFHTLRQEGGLSGFTKVSESEHDAITAGHASTSLANALGMAIARDLKGEDYHVVAVIGDGALTGGMALAALNKIGELGKRMLIVLNDNEMSISENVGALNKYFKELQIRKWVQDAEKLGRSILEQISPRLFSLVDRAKEAAKLILHQENPFYAWGIRYVGPVDGHDLKGLIHILEHLKELEGPTLLHVVTKKGKGYKVAEADPIYWHGPSGFDPLRPEKVSKGYSWSQAFGDAVTELAHLEPRLFVLTPAMREGSGLVRYSLEHPERYLDVGICEDVAVTVAAGMALRGLKPIVAIYSTFLQRAYDQVIHDVAIEGLPVIFAIDRAGLVGADGATHHGVFDIAYLRTIPNLQIAAPKDALELRAMLKKALEIGGPVAIRYPRDNVERVPEGSWPEMAWGRWEVLKEGTEVYILAFGKTLRYALEAAQDDPRIGVVNARFLKPLDREMLKALARYKLLTVEDHQGMGGFGSAVLEALNEMGLKPEVKVLALPDRFFEHGPIPSLHRQAGIDARGIREALAEMGILPLHERA from the coding sequence ATGGTACTGGACAAGGTGAATAGCCCTGAGGACCTTAAGGGTCTGAGCCTCGAGGAGCTCCTGGAGCTGGCCGAGGAGATCCGTAGCGAGATCATCCGGGTCACGGCGCAAAACGGCGGCCACCTGGCAAGCTCCTTGGGAGCGGTGGAACTCATCCTGGCCCTGCACCGAGTCTTCCAGTCCCCAAAGGACCGCATCCTTTTTGACGTGGGCCACCAGGCCTACGCCCACAAGCTGGTCACCGGGCGTAAGGACCGCTTCCACACCCTGAGGCAGGAAGGGGGGCTTTCCGGTTTCACCAAGGTCTCCGAGTCGGAGCACGACGCCATCACCGCCGGCCACGCCAGCACCTCCTTGGCCAACGCCCTGGGCATGGCCATCGCCCGGGACCTAAAGGGGGAGGACTACCACGTGGTGGCGGTGATTGGGGACGGGGCCCTTACTGGGGGGATGGCCCTGGCTGCCCTCAACAAGATCGGGGAGCTGGGCAAGAGGATGCTCATCGTTCTGAACGACAACGAGATGAGCATCTCGGAAAACGTGGGGGCCCTCAACAAGTACTTCAAGGAGCTACAGATCAGAAAGTGGGTGCAGGACGCTGAGAAGCTGGGCCGGAGCATCCTAGAACAGATCTCCCCTAGGCTCTTCAGCCTGGTGGACCGGGCCAAGGAGGCGGCCAAGCTCATCCTCCATCAGGAAAACCCCTTTTATGCTTGGGGCATCCGCTACGTGGGCCCCGTGGATGGCCACGACCTTAAGGGGCTCATCCACATCCTGGAACACTTGAAGGAGCTGGAGGGCCCCACCCTCCTCCACGTGGTCACCAAGAAGGGCAAGGGCTACAAGGTGGCGGAGGCCGACCCCATCTACTGGCATGGGCCTTCCGGCTTTGACCCCCTTAGGCCGGAAAAGGTCTCCAAAGGCTACTCCTGGAGCCAGGCCTTCGGGGATGCGGTCACGGAGCTGGCCCACCTGGAACCCCGCCTCTTTGTCCTCACCCCGGCCATGCGGGAGGGCTCGGGGCTGGTGCGCTACTCCTTGGAGCACCCCGAGCGCTACCTGGACGTGGGCATCTGCGAGGACGTGGCGGTGACGGTGGCGGCAGGCATGGCCTTAAGGGGCCTAAAGCCCATCGTGGCCATCTACTCCACCTTCCTGCAACGGGCCTACGACCAGGTGATCCACGACGTGGCCATAGAAGGCCTTCCCGTCATCTTCGCCATAGACCGGGCCGGGCTGGTGGGGGCGGATGGGGCCACCCACCACGGGGTCTTTGACATCGCCTACCTGCGCACCATCCCCAACCTGCAAATCGCCGCTCCCAAGGACGCCTTGGAGCTCAGGGCCATGCTGAAAAAGGCCCTGGAGATCGGGGGCCCAGTGGCCATCCGTTACCCCCGGGACAATGTGGAGCGGGTTCCCGAGGGCAGCTGGCCGGAGATGGCCTGGGGCCGGTGGGAGGTGCTCAAGGAGGGCACCGAGGTTTACATCCTGGCCTTTGGCAAGACCTTGCGGTACGCCCTCGAGGCCGCCCAAGACGACCCCCGGATTGGGGTGGTGAACGCCCGCTTCCTCAAGCCCCTGGACCGGGAGATGCTAAAGGCGCTTGCCCGCTACAAGCTCCTCACCGTGGAGGACCACCAGGGGATGGGGGGGTTTGGCAGCGCGGTCCTCGAGGCCCTTAACGAGATGGGCTTAAAGCCCGAGGTGAAGGTCCTAGCCCTTCCCGACCGCTTCTTTGAACATGGTCCTATCCCGAGCCTCCACCGCCAGGCGGGCATAGACGCCCGGGGCATCCGGGAAGCCTTGGCCGAGATGGGCATCCTTCCCCTCCATGAGCGGGCCTGA
- a CDS encoding MBL fold metallo-hydrolase, translating to MSGPETLRFAANLYRLPAEGGYFLVDAGLPWEAGRLLRLLQEPPRLLFLTHHHLDHAGGARALWARFGLPILAHPREWPYLLKEKPRPPLPIPFLGSWLANLAPPLPREALRPVEEGEEILGWRVVALPGHTLGQVGLFRDGLLLAGDALRGHGLPPRFINEDHALAKRTVRKILDLGAEKVYVGHGKPLSRKEVEALALRLGV from the coding sequence ATGAGCGGGCCTGAGACCTTGCGCTTTGCCGCCAACCTCTATCGCCTTCCCGCAGAAGGGGGGTATTTCCTGGTGGATGCCGGGCTCCCTTGGGAGGCGGGAAGACTTCTTAGACTTCTCCAGGAACCCCCCAGGCTCCTTTTCCTCACCCACCACCACCTGGACCACGCGGGCGGCGCCCGGGCCCTTTGGGCAAGGTTTGGCCTTCCCATCCTGGCCCATCCCCGGGAGTGGCCGTATCTCCTTAAGGAAAAGCCCAGGCCCCCCTTGCCCATCCCCTTCTTGGGCTCCTGGTTGGCCAACCTGGCCCCACCCCTTCCCCGGGAGGCCTTAAGGCCGGTGGAGGAAGGGGAGGAGATCCTGGGGTGGAGGGTGGTGGCGCTTCCCGGCCACACCCTAGGGCAGGTGGGGCTTTTCCGGGATGGCCTCCTCCTCGCCGGAGACGCCTTAAGGGGCCACGGCCTTCCCCCCCGGTTCATCAACGAGGATCACGCCTTGGCCAAAAGGACGGTGCGCAAAATCCTGGACCTGGGGGCGGAGAAGGTCTATGTGGGCCATGGTAAACCCCTCTCCCGGAAGGAAGTGGAGGCCTTGGCCCTTAGACTAGGGGTATGA
- a CDS encoding DUF4139 domain-containing protein, which translates to MKRLLALVLLSLSTLAQEVVVYPGFAEIKEPVVLPPGAWVYLGGERLTRVVPGSFRLLGVEEIERVYQGGAVLFRYQGEGPATLRYLYTGLSGEVFYTLEGATLTLWARLRLEGGPMEARKLTLLAGEAPLLGLAEAKGLPMRALAEAAPLGESPFGLFRYGLPARRLEPGTTEIPALKARVDPSRLLRYQGPFRTDRFLALERGYRFKAPFPLAPGTLEVVEEGFFLGQAVLPATPEGEVAEVWLGRDLEGRLERTVSLLGQSEKEATYRVETRFKNPYPYPITLLLSETFPQPFRLDFPGASLLPQGYRLELALKPQETRTLTYRLTLPR; encoded by the coding sequence ATGAAAAGGCTTTTAGCCCTCGTTCTCCTAAGCCTTTCCACCCTGGCCCAGGAGGTGGTGGTCTACCCGGGCTTTGCGGAGATTAAAGAACCTGTGGTCCTTCCCCCTGGGGCCTGGGTCTACCTGGGCGGGGAGAGGCTTACCCGGGTGGTACCGGGGTCGTTCAGGCTTCTCGGCGTGGAAGAGATAGAGCGCGTCTACCAAGGCGGAGCGGTCCTCTTCCGCTACCAAGGAGAGGGCCCCGCCACCTTGCGCTACCTCTACACCGGGCTTTCCGGGGAGGTCTTCTACACCCTGGAAGGGGCCACCCTCACCCTCTGGGCCCGGCTTAGGCTGGAGGGAGGGCCCATGGAGGCCAGAAAGCTCACCCTTCTCGCGGGGGAGGCCCCCCTGCTGGGCTTGGCCGAGGCCAAGGGCCTACCCATGCGGGCTCTTGCGGAGGCCGCTCCTTTAGGGGAAAGCCCTTTTGGCCTCTTCCGCTATGGGCTCCCAGCCAGAAGGCTAGAACCTGGGACCACGGAGATCCCCGCCCTCAAGGCCCGGGTGGACCCCAGCCGGCTTCTTCGCTATCAGGGGCCTTTTCGCACGGACAGGTTTTTGGCCCTGGAACGGGGCTACCGCTTCAAGGCCCCCTTCCCCCTGGCGCCGGGGACTTTGGAGGTGGTGGAGGAAGGCTTCTTCCTGGGGCAGGCCGTGCTTCCCGCTACCCCTGAGGGGGAGGTGGCAGAGGTGTGGCTGGGACGGGACCTGGAGGGCCGGCTGGAACGGACGGTGAGCCTGCTGGGCCAAAGCGAAAAAGAAGCCACCTACCGGGTGGAAACCCGCTTCAAAAACCCCTACCCCTACCCCATCACCCTCCTCCTCTCGGAAACCTTCCCCCAGCCCTTCCGCCTGGACTTCCCCGGGGCCAGCCTCCTTCCCCAGGGGTACCGCCTGGAACTGGCCTTGAAACCCCAGGAAACCCGCACCCTCACCTACCGCCTCACCCTCCCCCGCTAG
- a CDS encoding TIGR04053 family radical SAM/SPASM domain-containing protein, with protein MKPDLHRFPLLVAWEMTRACLLACQHCRASAVPDPLPGELTTEEGLRLLEELASYTPKPILLPTGGDPLARPDLFLLLEEAKRLGLKVGITPAVTPRLTREVVARFKELSVHQMAISLDGATPESHDGFRGVPGTFARALKALEWAREVGLMTQVNTTVTRRTKGELTGIAEILAAKGVATWEVFFLVPVGRGALLEQLSPQEYEEVMHLLYDLSRRYPFKVRTTEGPMFRRVALERRRREGGEDGALVGEGRGVHLSDGFGFVFVSSTGEVYPSGFLPLSAGNVREKPLLEIYRHSPLFLELRNKALLKGKCGVCEYREVCGGSRARAWAETGDHLASDPRCAHLPKGLGQMPLA; from the coding sequence ATGAAACCCGACCTGCACCGCTTCCCCCTCCTGGTGGCCTGGGAAATGACCCGGGCCTGCCTTCTCGCCTGCCAGCACTGCCGGGCGTCGGCGGTACCCGACCCCTTGCCCGGGGAGCTCACCACCGAGGAGGGATTAAGGCTCTTGGAGGAGCTGGCCAGCTACACCCCGAAGCCCATCCTCCTGCCCACGGGGGGTGACCCTTTGGCCCGGCCCGACCTGTTTCTCCTCCTGGAGGAGGCCAAACGCCTGGGCCTCAAGGTGGGCATCACCCCCGCCGTCACCCCCCGGCTCACCCGGGAGGTGGTGGCCCGCTTCAAGGAGCTTTCCGTCCACCAGATGGCCATCTCCCTGGACGGGGCCACACCGGAAAGCCACGATGGCTTCCGGGGCGTTCCCGGCACCTTTGCCCGGGCCCTTAAGGCCCTGGAATGGGCCCGGGAGGTGGGCCTCATGACCCAAGTGAACACCACCGTGACCCGGAGGACCAAGGGGGAACTCACCGGCATCGCCGAGATCCTGGCGGCGAAAGGGGTGGCCACCTGGGAGGTGTTCTTCCTGGTTCCTGTGGGCCGGGGAGCGCTTCTAGAGCAGCTTTCCCCCCAAGAATACGAGGAGGTGATGCACCTTCTTTACGACCTTTCCCGCCGCTACCCCTTTAAGGTGCGCACCACGGAAGGCCCCATGTTCCGCCGGGTGGCCCTGGAGCGCCGGAGACGGGAAGGGGGTGAGGACGGGGCCTTGGTGGGGGAGGGCCGGGGGGTGCACCTCTCCGACGGCTTTGGTTTCGTTTTCGTTTCCTCCACGGGGGAGGTCTACCCCTCCGGTTTCCTGCCCCTTTCCGCTGGGAATGTGCGGGAGAAGCCCCTTCTGGAGATCTACCGGCATAGCCCCCTCTTCCTGGAGCTTCGCAACAAAGCCCTCCTTAAGGGCAAGTGCGGGGTCTGCGAGTACCGGGAGGTTTGCGGGGGAAGCCGGGCCCGCGCCTGGGCGGAAACCGGGGACCACCTGGCCTCGGACCCCCGGTGCGCCCACCTCCCCAAAGGCCTAGGACAAATGCCCCTGGCCTAA
- a CDS encoding c-type cytochrome, giving the protein MKRGLILLVFLGSLALAQSPGAKLYSANCQSCHLANGQGVPGAFPPLTHLDKVVQAKGGREYLIRVVLYGLQGSLTVEGKTYNGVMPPFRQLKDPEVANLLNYILTTFAKSKAKPISPEEVKAQRAKARSPQEVLKSRPPVK; this is encoded by the coding sequence ATGAAGCGCGGGCTTATTCTGTTGGTATTTTTGGGTTCCCTAGCCCTGGCGCAAAGCCCTGGGGCCAAGCTCTATTCCGCCAACTGCCAAAGTTGCCACCTGGCCAATGGGCAGGGGGTTCCCGGAGCCTTCCCTCCCCTCACCCATCTGGACAAGGTGGTCCAGGCTAAGGGGGGCCGGGAATACCTGATCCGGGTAGTCCTCTACGGCCTCCAAGGAAGCCTGACGGTGGAGGGAAAGACCTATAACGGGGTCATGCCCCCCTTCCGCCAGCTTAAGGACCCGGAGGTGGCTAATCTCTTGAACTACATCCTCACCACCTTTGCCAAATCCAAGGCCAAGCCCATCAGCCCCGAGGAGGTGAAGGCGCAAAGGGCCAAGGCCAGGTCCCCCCAGGAGGTCCTCAAGTCCCGTCCCCCGGTCAAGTAG
- a CDS encoding NifB/NifX family molybdenum-iron cluster-binding protein: MRVAIALAKNDDQKVYPGPFGHAPRFAIYELGQGGEAHLLEVRENPYAAMEGGRKHELMRELLGDVDLRVGARFGHGGSMGAFPMAERLEVGPVSVAEALNRLKAR; the protein is encoded by the coding sequence ATGCGCGTGGCCATCGCCCTAGCCAAAAACGATGACCAGAAGGTGTACCCGGGCCCCTTTGGGCATGCCCCTCGCTTTGCCATTTACGAGCTTGGGCAGGGAGGGGAGGCGCACCTCCTCGAGGTCCGGGAAAACCCTTACGCCGCCATGGAAGGCGGCAGGAAGCACGAGCTCATGCGGGAGCTTCTTGGGGATGTGGACCTGCGGGTGGGGGCCCGTTTTGGCCACGGGGGGTCCATGGGGGCCTTCCCCATGGCGGAGCGCCTGGAGGTGGGGCCGGTCAGCGTGGCCGAGGCCCTAAACCGGCTTAAGGCCCGCTGA
- the moaC gene encoding cyclic pyranopterin monophosphate synthase MoaC has product MDLTHFKDGKPHMVDVTAKAATFRTATAEAYVELTEEALAALEGGGVGKGDPLMVAQLAGIMGAKRTSELIPLCHPLPLTGVEVRVELEKEAKRVRIEATVRTKAETGVEMEALTACAVAALTVYDMLKAASKGLVISRVQLLYKAGGKSGEWRRSGTP; this is encoded by the coding sequence ATGGACCTGACCCACTTCAAGGACGGGAAGCCCCACATGGTGGACGTGACGGCGAAAGCGGCCACCTTCCGCACCGCCACCGCCGAGGCCTACGTGGAGCTCACGGAGGAGGCCCTGGCCGCCTTGGAAGGGGGCGGGGTGGGGAAGGGGGATCCCCTGATGGTGGCCCAGCTTGCGGGCATCATGGGGGCCAAGAGGACCTCGGAACTCATCCCCCTCTGCCACCCCTTGCCCCTCACCGGGGTGGAGGTGAGGGTGGAGCTGGAAAAGGAGGCCAAAAGGGTACGCATAGAGGCCACGGTGCGCACCAAGGCGGAGACCGGGGTGGAGATGGAGGCCCTCACCGCCTGCGCCGTGGCGGCCCTCACGGTTTACGACATGCTGAAGGCGGCCTCCAAGGGGCTCGTCATCTCCCGGGTGCAGCTTCTCTACAAGGCAGGGGGGAAGAGCGGGGAGTGGCGGCGGTCCGGGACCCCATAA